TCGAAATATTATAACAAGAAACTGCGATAAAGTTGCCGCATATCTACAAAGAAACAAACTAGAGTTATTGTCAGGTCCGCAGGAGCATTTGGGTTTGGGGTTTAGGAGTATAGTAGGAACACCTAGCTCCGATATGAATTTTACATCGGAAAGTTGCGGCACTGCACACTTGTGTGAACAATCGCTAGAAATGGAAAAGAAAACACCGTTAGAAAAACAAActagaaaaatacaaataaaataattggCAAGCACGAGATTATCAGTGTTCATTCAGTGGAGTTTGtgataatgttttttttcttctccgcaATGTAATTCCAAAACTCACTTGGATCATTTTTAATGACTGCACTTGTACATTCTTCAAAAGCTTCATTTTGCACTTCATATGAATAATGTTGAGATTGATccatgttcatttttttcttatttgagaTAAATTTGTCTAGAAAAACTGACACACATCTTTGAAAAGTCCAAAGTGTCTTCATGTTATTCCAGTCAAAATCAGTTAAGCGGTTTTCTAAGTAATGAATTACATATGCTTTGTTTGCACAAGAATAATCTTTGACAAATTGGGCAGATAATTAGGTTTTCCTGCAGAACACAAGTAGCAAGATAATCTAGAAAAGACAGTGATGTGATAGCCCGTGCTCGACCACCACCGTGAACTCAACAAATTTGCGTGCAAAGAGTACCAGGTCTAAAACTGAGGACGAGGAAGCTTGCACACGTGTAGGCTAAAGTACAGCTTGCACGAGACGATGGATGAACATGATATCAAAAAGTATGTTAACATCCCGATTGTGCTGAATCCCAGAGTCAAGGCGCACCCAGTCTGTACCAGGCAGATTGAAGTCACCTAAAAGAATACGCTGGGTACGTAAGTATTTATTCATAGTACAGCGCAATTCATGCAACAATTCAGGGGTGGCATCAAGAGGCATATACGCTGCTCAAAGTAGGAAGCTATAGCCATAAAGTGATACGCTAATGCACAGGCGTTATTTCAAGAACCATGACTTCAACCTGATTTTTAACTAAAATTGCCACACCTCCTCCCATAGAAAACTTATCCACTCTATAAACATTGTAGGTAGGGGGACATACATATTGGTCGTTAACTTCCTCGTGATACCAAGACTAACTTGGCATCACGAAAGCATCTAACTGTAATAGGGGGGCCATGTTGAAGTGATAATATATCAAGCAAGCTTGTTTTATTTAAGATACTTTTGGCGTTTACTTCGCCGATTTGAGTTAGTACATGCTTCTGTTTGCCCAGAGAGACCTTGCGCAACCAGTACGTGTTTATTTTGTGATTTGTCCCAAGAGTAATGAAGCTTGTCTACCTTGAGTTTGTCGTGTACAAGTGACACCTCGAAGCTCATCATTTCTTGCGCTTTCCCACAGAAACTTGCGCTTCTTTAATGGTGATTGCGAATAGACATATTAAAGTAAAATGCTAGTTCCCTTCATTGTTTTAGCATtctgaagtattttttttattgaaattctGCTCTAATAAACGTAATGTAGGGACACGTTGAATCAACAGTTTCTCAAGCGAACTTGTTTTATCTAAGCTGATTAGCCAATGATGGATGCAATAGAAAGTTATAGATTAGCATCTGCGTCATAGTGGGGGTGAAAGGAGTAGCGTTCCCGTGGCACTAACATTTGTTGCGGACAGCGAGTTTGTTTAGTCGTATAACGTTTACGTGGCTTGGGTGCTCCAGCTGCGACGATGGCGCCACCTAGCGGAGGGTGAGTAAGTTAgagcagtgaaaagaaaaaaaaagcgagaatgTTTGTCTGCATCACCGCGCGAAGCAATCTTACTGCTTTTTCTTAGCAACAGTAAAAGTAAATGAATAAGAACCATGCACCAAACGCAAAAATAtttgttgccgatttgtttacgcCAATTTTCAGTTAGGTCTAGAAGCGTTCGAAATAGGAAGAGATTTCAAAACTCGGCTAAGTTATCCGTAATGCTCGGGGGTCGAGGTTACTTGAGGAAAAGCGAAATCATTTTGCACAGTCGTTTGCTACAAAAGAAGTGAATCCGTCCTTACCAACGCTAACTTAATTTCGAAGTAAGCGTCCAAAACTGCCGTCATGTTTTACGCATATTACGTCAAAAAAGCAAACACGGTCACGCTAAGTATAAAGATATCGTGTGCAAGCTCAACGAGGTCACCTACTCCCTTGCGCGAGGCCTTGTCAACCACACTGGAGCTACTGGAGACGAGATGGACACCAGGGACAACCTGACTACCTACCATGGTCTGGTTTAAGAACTTTTACCTCAGACGCCAAGCCTTTCGAcacctcaccccaagctcaacCGGGCACATGTCAACCACTTTGCGTTTActtcaaacaaacacgtatccTTCACCCTCCCGCTTTCACCTCATATTCCCGGACGTGTACACAATCTCCCACAGccggtgctgcggcactcacccggctacgcttccgcacatgctgtgggagtgcccggcacagtaccgacacactaacgccacgaccctttcgtcgaagctccatgaggctctgcggagtCCCGCTCTTTatgaccaaacctgggcgacccagcacgcccgttaggcggcgtcgaggcaagcccttgacgtcccctcatgggaggcctaggcccggtcacctaaacctgctggtttcttataataaagtttattcctcctcctggTACATGGTGCAGCACGTAAAGCGTGCAGCGCATCGGCATTATAGTCCACCagactataactgtctaatggctgtgacgagtgattttcaaGCTTGTgtcgtcatttgtcgagagaagagatagCGATGTTTTGTGGACTTTGAGCATTTATTTTGAATTCTTTAGGCCGTGTTCTGGGGAGGAGGTGGCGCTATAacgtttggctcgcgtgtttttgGTAGCGTCGAAAGCTCAAAATGTGTTGCAGGGCCACTTTAACGCTGGAATGCTTCCACCAGTGTATAGCGGAATAAGTGTCACTTCACAGTAAATATCAGGCCGTGTACGATATACGGAGATCGTAAATTAATAATGAGTGAGGCAATTTCGCTAAGTTCGGAAATGCTGTGAAAGCTTCAGTTATTGCAATAGGCCGTTTTCTTGTGCTAGTGGGGTTTTGAACCGCCACTAAGTTTTACCGAGATGTGGTACAGCATGTCATCTTGTCGTTAGAGCTACGTTGGCTTGACCATCAAGTAGTTTCTGCACCTTTAATCATGTCGACCAAGAAAGCCTGGAAGATAATGTCTTCCTTAGGCTCTTCTGCCTCTCTTTAGGGCATGTTGCGTAAATGTCAACAAGTGCGCCGACTGTATAGCTTTCGACCAAAATGACTTTGTAAActaagaataaaaaacaaaagtcaCATAACAACAAATTTCCAGCCACATTTGAAACGAAAGATGCTGAAGTTTAATGAAATGATTTCTAAGGAAATTTTAATCAATGAGTCATTATTACAACAGGCGCAAGATTCAGCAACTATTCACTAAGACTACCTTCGCCCCGACTATGTGCCGTAACGTGGTCGAAGTACAGAATTACAGGACAAGGGATCTGCATTCTTATGGGCAGTATATATCCTAATGGTGCGGAAACAAGCTTACACAATATATTTCCCCCCACACAGGTGGCGCCCACCGGCTCAGTTTCCGTCCCAGCACTTCCTGTTGCCGCCACAATTCATCAGCGCGCCCGTCTCATACAACTCGGTGGATGTCTTCGTGGATGGCGGTGTCTGGCGTTCTGTCTCGGACCACGGCCTCTACGACCGCAGCGATCAGAGACTCTGCCCCCCGTTGCGGGTGCTACAGCGTCAGGcgtcctctgtcttcttccaACGGTTCATTGCCGATGACATAACCCTTTCCAGGGCTACCCGAAAAACCTGCTCGCCACCGGCGCCTCCGTCGAGAACTACGAGTCCGAACCGCGACCCTGTAGTTGTTGTGACTAGCGCTGCTCCGGAACAGGGCAGCCCCGAGCCGACAAGCGCAGCAGCCGACGCGAGTGCTCCGAGTGAAGGCATCAAACAGGAGGGCGTCGAACAGAAGTGCGGTGAGGAAACTGGCGAAAGCAAGGAAGGCAAAGCGAGTCCCATCGTCGTTCCCCGCCATACGGACACTGAAGCTAAGGAAGCTGCGTGCGCTCGGCCAGTGACGATGAACCAGCAGCCGCCGTATGCGCAGAGGCAAGAAACAACGAACGCGATCCATCAGCAGCGCAAGATTCCCAACGACTACAGGCGGCCCACTTACCCACGACGCGAGTACTACAGCACACGCCGTTACAACGAGCACGACCACGCTATGCCACCGCCTTCCTGCCTGGACAGGGCACCACAAGCCGGCAGGCAGGGCAAGATGAACGATGGCGGCCGTTACCCACCGAATGCGCAGTGCCGAGAGGGTTCCAACAACCGACCTATATTATTAAACCACAACCTCCATCAGCACTACTCCGATGGCGGGGGTGCTTATGAGAAGGGCAAGCAGCAGTCGGCTCGAGGTGGGTGCCACTCAGCGAGCCGGAATCGGAACCGCACCAACAATAACAACCGCCAATGCAACAGTACCAACTCGTGGAACAAGGACAGGATGAGGCAGGATGTCTATCCGGACGTCGGGAATCGCGGAGGATTTGTCGGCAACCGAAGTTCGCTGCCATACTGCTGCCGCAGTGTCGGCGGGGGAGGTTCTAGAATGTCTAGCCCAGCAAATGTGTCGGCCGCAGCGACTCCACCACCGTCACATCGCGCACGTCGTTATAACCAGAAGCAAGGTGCTGGCGGAGGATGTGGGCACCAGCAACAAGCTCAACGCCAGTACTCGGGAACGAGACCCGCACCACAACAGCAGTCTTCTACTTCCCGCGACATGCAGTCCGCCGGCGCTAGGCCTGTCGCGGCCGTCGACAATAGCAGCGGGGGTAGGCATCAATCCAACAAGAAGGCCAATGGCGATTCCTCGTCGCGCAAGCCCTGGaggcagcaacagcagcgtgCCGACTACAACCAGCCACGCTGCACCAATAGCAGAGCCGCCGAGCCGACGCCCGCTAAGTCACCAGCGCCGGTCTCCCGCCCATCCTGTGGAAGCGGCCCTCCGGGATGCAACAGCGGTGATTCTGCCTCGGCACACTGCGGTGAAGATGAAGACGATTCCTCCATATCTCTCAAAATGTTCTGGGAGCGTACCAACTTTACCATCTGTCGTCGAAGGTCATCCCAATGAAACATCACTTTGCATCGGCAGGATGCATCGAAGCCTCCGTGCACAGTGAGACCATTCGTTTCCCGCGCCCTAGCTCGGCATCAAACGCCGACACTTGAAGAGCTATCAGACACGACTCATTGAAAGCTTGCAACTGTCATCTCGCGTGCCCCCTTCTTTTGCTCAGGAAGCCGCGGCACCTCTAACTTCGAAAAGATTCTTTGAGGCCCGCAAGTCCGTTGGCGTGGACGAAACGGACAGCCCCGAAAAGTGCGAAGGTTTTGCCCACCGGCGTCACTTTCGATCTTGTACATAGTTTTCTTTCCTCCTGCTTTTATGTGGACCTGCTCCACCAACGTTCTGTGAAACCGATTTTATTTTTCATTAAAGCTTCTTTACTTACGGCGACAATGTTAGCGTGAAATTTTCTTCTTCACAACAAAAGTTTTAGGTTTGCCTCCATGAGCATATGAACGgatatattcatatattttatggAGATATATAATGGAAGTTATATATCATggaaatatatacgtgttgtgtAAGTTTTAAATCAACCTCGGCGATATCTAGTATCTCTTAGGGTGTCGCTTAGAAGTGTTAGGAATGTGTCCTCCTTGCAGCTGTTTATTTCAGTAGTTTATTTAGTACTGCATAAGACATACTTTAGTGCACCAGACGCCATTTGTGGTTATCACCTTTTCCGTTGTGTATGACCACTGCCTGGTAtacttcgataatactgtggcgacGAACCAGCGGAGTGGTCACCATGAGCCACAAGAAAAGGGGTGGTAAACTTCACTGCATCGGTTGCGCAAGGAACTGTTGCGATTGGTGGTACATTATTAAAAATGGTACAGGTTCATATTTCAACGGTTAACGTCACCACAATTGTTGCCTGACAAACGAGTCAGTCAATTCATGTGATGAACAACATTGTGTTCAGCAATCTGCCAATCTTTTGCTAAACATAGAGGATGTCACTTGCCGAACTGCGaatatggtggtggtggtggtcacaACATTAAGAAATCTGACGAATTTCTTGGTCTGGACCTAGGCTGTCCCTAGAAGCTTCGGAGGAGGTTGACGCAATGACAATGTTAACATACGTGAGACGGCATTGTGAAAAAAAAGATCTGACGAATTTCTTGGTCTGGACCTAGGCTGTCCCTAGAAGCTAGAcgaattgtgaaaaaaaataaatataaaaataaagtAATAAATATTCTCGGTCTGAGTGGGGACTGAATTCGAATAGTTTGCGTggaaagcgggtgttctaccacacagccacgcctgcGCTTGTGAATaaattgaaaataacttcctctgcttggaaatgtaaTGAATGTAGCTCTCACGCTTTATAAATACATGCGTCCTGTGCAGATGGTTCACGGTACAACACGAAATATTGCCGTAGTAATGCGTGGTACTAGCGTACATTGCCATCCGGCGACAGAACatgtgatgatgataatgatggccTAAAAGCATGGCTCACAACCACtcgagggattggccaagaaatgGATAATTTAGAGAAGATCACATGTTAATTGTAACTATAATGAATTATAAAATggacagaatttttttttactaatcgAGAGATTTGAAATCAAAACCATCTTGATTTGATTAAGAATTTCGCTATAGCAGAACAGATGTCTCCTTTACAATGATTCAATGTGGAAGCTCTCAATAAGAGAATATTACAAACAAAATCCAATCTAATTCGATTAAAAGCCGCCTTAAGAATTTTTTCCCTCAGTGGTCTAAAGCAACTACACAATAAAAAAGAATGCTTGACTGTTTGACTTTGGTTACATAATGAGCAAAGAAGGGAAGGAGCCGGACCAGCTCTATGCATGTAGGAATTTAGTTTTGGAACTCTACAGCGTAATTTCATTCGTAAAAATAACTTCTTCTTTGCGTTTTGACGAGCACTTAGCACGCTTATGGAACAAGATTCGAGAATTATGGCATGCCTTCGAAATCTGTCGCGTATTATGAGTGCGGTTGTGAGAATAATGGAAAGCTCCGGACCACTGAGAGTGGCTTTCGCCATGTCCGccatttcattcatttttatcCCCCTATGTTCAGGAACCCAAATAGATCTCATTAAAGTTATAGGAGTCGAGACCATGAAATTAAACATGCGCGATAAATACGAATCGCAATTCGAGGCGAGCGCCGAACACAAAGATAACAAATCGGTTACTGTGGCCACACTTGATGCTGGCGGGCTGAGATTTCTTAATGCCACAATCACCGCCATAAATCCTGCAGAAAATACTGACGAAAAATTGGGAAGTGCTAGTGAGAAGGACTAGCCGAAGGTCCCAAAGAAAATGCCAGTGCCATATTTCTCTTCACATTGTGAGGTATCTTAAGCTATAtcatatttattatatttatctCTTCTAAGTGCTTTTGCAGAAGGCCATTTATTAACTATGAAGGCTTTTTGCATGATCTGTATGTATATCGTCTGAAATTATTTTGAGAATCCGCCTTGAACTGCTATATAATATGAGATTTTGCATATACATTTTGTGATTATCATAATAACTATGATTGAAAAGCAGTCACAcaatacaaaaggcacacacgttattgcgcctattcccttaaaggggccatgcaacactttttaagcatggctagaaaacgctgccgattggtagtagggCTCCCGACAGCACGCCAGCCAAATATtttagcacagcacgtggcctggaattcacaataaattatcaaagtcagctgaagattgctctctcttctctcgacagATGGCAGATTATGCCAAAAAATCACACGTAGATCAGCCACCTATCAGCCATTGACTGacttgaacatggcacgctcgctcgttacagagatcgccgcgggaggccgcgacttgtccacgcgtgcgcgcgtgatcacacCAAAAAAGCGGCgcgttccaagaaaaaaaaaagaaagaaaaaaagtgctcaaggccaggAGGCGCGTGCGgtgtttttctgtggccctgcgattcctccctgcttagcttccagcgctttcgtcgagacgagcgaagagagaatgcaattgcagcatgcgacaaacctttgtaactccactcttactggacggattcttaaaatttttgtggcgttgaatacGTGAGGCAATAGGCTTTTCATGtgaattcattccgtggttacttgaaaaagcgtttcagggcccctttaaggctaTGTAGTGGGTGTATAGCGAGTCCGAAAAGATTACATGCACTAAGTGCATGAAATGCGCGCCATGCAATGGCTCAagagacaggatatcgctatcacgttcgACTTTCAAGGGCGAAGGTTAAAGGTTTCAACAAGTTTACAACTCGGGGGTCGAAGACATCCTACCGCTGCCACCAGTAGTTGCAGCTAGGGTGCGGTGGCTGTCGTCATATGTGGGTAGCTGGCATAGAGCTTCCCTATAAATGCACTATAGAGCGAACTCGAGCACTAGTGTATATGGAAGCTGCAAACCAAgtcgcttcagcgagcatggaaattatGCGATCGCGGAAATTGTAGGTAGTACGTGGATTTGTCTATCCTTCGTACCTTCGGCTTCACTTGgtttcgcgtggcttggagctgctttgtcacgaggCAATGATTGGCAAAGATTTAGCAGTTACGCTTCATCACTTTCATTTTCTAGACTCGCCAATCCAAATATCAGTCACAAAGTTTAAAATGGTTTGTTGTTTTATGTGAAACACCAtcgaaacactgcaataaacatAGCCAGAAGTGCGTTCGAAGCCAACAAGCCATGAAGACTAGCCAAATTCATGCAGTATataccaacgtttctagactagaaACGTTCGTATATACCCATTCTTCTGAGTCATCAtctctgaacgatcgcagcgtcagTGTTCACTACATATATTTTAAGATGCCCCCGCAACTGTACCCGTTTATTCCATCACTCATGGGATGAAGGTGCATTCGTTTGCAGATAATATACAAACATTTATTTATGtcggaaaaaaatgaagagaacTACATCATGACAATGTCGCGTTCCAAATCTCCTTAAGTTGCCCGCGAGGACTGATTATAAAGAATATCGTTTCCCCCGGTTTCTGGATGAAGGAAAAGGCTTCTGATTACGTTGTACAATTACAAGACGCACGACACTTCCGACAGGTCGGCGCGCTTAACTGGAACGTGGCCACCACCCTGCACATTCGTGGGCGTGAGAATGCCGCTGGATGATGGGTTCCACGCCCATACCGATGCAGCAAAAGGACCGCTACTCACCACGTTCAATTATCGGGACGACTTGTGATCTGCGGTTGCGCCACTGTCCCTTCATAGAGGATGTCGCGACCGataaccattgtggtcgtctcgtcgaacaCAATGCCACGCTGAACTGCAGAGCGCCTCAGTTCCCGGCTCGGAAGGACAATACACGGGCTAGAATGGCTTTCAACAGTACGGCAGCCTCTCGGTGACTTGTTCGAAGAACAGGGATTGCCGCTTCCTTTTCTGCCCAAGTACCGATCGTAACACCGTGTACTGTATGGTGTCGGCATGCATTAAGGTGGTGGCTCCACTCCCTCCATCTCGCCATTAGCTCGAAAAAAAGACACCAAATGCCGCCACTCACCCACATTTGCAAAAATCAAGAAAATTGCACGCGCAATTAAGTACGGTAAGCGTCGCCTCACGCGTGTCTTGTATGTCGCTCGAGGCGACGGAAATCAGCCGACAAAAATTGGCGGATCCCATTGGGAAtcaacgatatgcgaagcacgaataataatggttatgtcactttgaaatcatcacaacgttacgagctggaggtaaatgatgccgtgtcatgattgtcatgtttggatgtgttgtttaccttcgtcatctattcacgtcacgtgataccaaatgtaATATGTGTGGAGGTAGCAAAACGCCCGCTAGCATGCCATGAGCGTcctatgttgtcttgttcttacatggcTCCAgtgtcaggattatgatgttttcaccagtcatatactttcgtcatccattgacgtcacgtaacaccaaattcgttatatgtggagctagcaaaacggtcgcgcgcgcatcatgaagggcccaatatactccaatgtagcgttgacgcgcacgcacgctgggcacagcgacgctacgttagcaaaacgcgagcactctatagtctgacgccaggcgcgaccagcgtccgtcggcgcggcccgatggcaaccggcgcgaattcGCGCCGCtgcgctacccagacaacactgcgtctccctcttttcgtgacggagggatgctggacgcgctgaaatgcgcatgcgtcaaagcaacgcaacgcggcgcacgtctgcgagtatatggcaggaccggcgcctggcgtggctcGCCGGCGGGACGCgactaaatgaacgccggcgagcacgcgcaccacgtcacgtcgaaatgtattggcgccttgactgtggcgtgtagtcatgttctcacatgacacgcatctcatgattatcatgtttgcaccagtcacataccttcgtcatccattgacgtcacgtaataccaatttaagctatgtgaagcta
The nucleotide sequence above comes from Rhipicephalus microplus isolate Deutch F79 chromosome 2, USDA_Rmic, whole genome shotgun sequence. Encoded proteins:
- the LOC142796431 gene encoding uncharacterized protein LOC142796431 isoform X2, whose protein sequence is MVVDTIAHDSQRQEDRNMKERQNVRCEITGQGDLSCSDSSVIAHGAAYKDGRPNHRRSCAAPKSGLWNSQWAGHSRPLARGPCHRVGHHARANQCAASAPVMQPVGGGHWSIKLPCNNFTLDTEGAAPAQPTIAAVAAISAKAVGAKTAATAVTLTIETTPPAQMSQPPEPPAHLQQWPMQNYMQLVCRDKRAAAPPPHFQPRYKQSSTRLLEVITASAFYPTTSYWPQQQQLDDSYLVYRTAEQRVYPQGDGDAPAYGGGALAVAGDDDADVLREEQDEVVALLAEIDERHENHLAFERLLQEREPNFWRHRWRPPAQFPSQHFLLPPQFISAPVSYNSVDVFVDGGVWRSVSDHGLYDRSDQRLCPPLRVLQRQASSVFFQRFIADDITLSRATRKTCSPPAPPSRTTSPNRDPVVVVTSAAPEQGSPEPTSAAADASAPSEGIKQEGVEQKCGEETGESKEGKASPIVVPRHTDTEAKEAACARPVTMNQQPPYAQRQETTNAIHQQRKIPNDYRRPTYPRREYYSTRRYNEHDHAMPPPSCLDRAPQAGRQGKMNDGGRYPPNAQCREGSNNRPILLNHNLHQHYSDGGGAYEKGKQQSARGGCHSASRNRNRTNNNNRQCNSTNSWNKDRMRQDVYPDVGNRGGFVGNRSSLPYCCRSVGGGGSRMSSPANVSAAATPPPSHRARRYNQKQGAGGGCGHQQQAQRQYSGTRPAPQQQSSTSRDMQSAGARPVAAVDNSSGGRHQSNKKANGDSSSRKPWRQQQQRADYNQPRCTNSRAAEPTPAKSPAPVSRPSCGSGPPGCNSGDSASAHCGEDEDDSSISLKMFWERTNFTICRRRSSQ
- the LOC142796431 gene encoding uncharacterized protein LOC142796431 isoform X1, with amino-acid sequence MVVDTIAHDSQRQEDRNMKERQNVRCEITGQGDLSCSDSSVIAHGAAYKDGRPNHRRSCAAPKSGLWNSQWAGHSRPLARGPCHRVGHHARANQCAASAPVMQPVGGGHWSIKLPCNNFTLDTEGAAPAQPTIAAVAAISAKAVGAKTAATAVTLTIETTPPAQMSQPPEPPAHLQQWPMQNYMQLVCRDKRAAAPPPHFQPRYKQSSTRLLEVITASAFYPTTSYWPQQQQLDDSYLVYRTAEQRVYPQLGPYASWRDMYPKVGCVPIRQITCADGDGHHDPSGQPNSGHPQDHLQSFMAYQHQEQQSAENWDLESYLPYQDAVPGTNGQGDGDAPAYGGGALAVAGDDDADVLREEQDEVVALLAEIDERHENHLAFERLLQEREPNFWRHRWRPPAQFPSQHFLLPPQFISAPVSYNSVDVFVDGGVWRSVSDHGLYDRSDQRLCPPLRVLQRQASSVFFQRFIADDITLSRATRKTCSPPAPPSRTTSPNRDPVVVVTSAAPEQGSPEPTSAAADASAPSEGIKQEGVEQKCGEETGESKEGKASPIVVPRHTDTEAKEAACARPVTMNQQPPYAQRQETTNAIHQQRKIPNDYRRPTYPRREYYSTRRYNEHDHAMPPPSCLDRAPQAGRQGKMNDGGRYPPNAQCREGSNNRPILLNHNLHQHYSDGGGAYEKGKQQSARGGCHSASRNRNRTNNNNRQCNSTNSWNKDRMRQDVYPDVGNRGGFVGNRSSLPYCCRSVGGGGSRMSSPANVSAAATPPPSHRARRYNQKQGAGGGCGHQQQAQRQYSGTRPAPQQQSSTSRDMQSAGARPVAAVDNSSGGRHQSNKKANGDSSSRKPWRQQQQRADYNQPRCTNSRAAEPTPAKSPAPVSRPSCGSGPPGCNSGDSASAHCGEDEDDSSISLKMFWERTNFTICRRRSSQ